The following coding sequences are from one Streptomyces sp. V3I7 window:
- a CDS encoding acyl-CoA dehydrogenase family protein — translation MNLGLSEEQAAVRQLARDFVEREIAPNVIAWDRAEEVDRGIVKKLGEVGFLGLTVDEEYGGSGGDHLAYCLVTEELGRGDSSVRGIVSVSLGLVAKTIAAWGDERQKRHWLPRLTSGEYVGCFGLTEPGTGSDAGNLTTRAVRDGDDYVINGAKMFITNGTWADVVLLFARSTDAPGHHGVSAFLVPTDTPGLTRRTVHGKLGLRGQATAELALQDVRVPASAMLGPEGKGFSVAMSALAKGRMSVAAGCVGIAQAALDAAVGYAGEREQFGKSIAHHQLVQELLSDIAVDVDAARLLTWRVADLIDRGLPFATESSKAKLFASEAAVRAANNALQVYGGYGYIDEYPAGKLLRDARVMTLYEGTSQIQKLLIGRALTGVSAF, via the coding sequence GTGAACCTGGGGCTCAGCGAGGAGCAGGCCGCCGTCCGGCAGCTCGCCCGGGACTTCGTGGAACGCGAGATCGCCCCGAACGTCATCGCCTGGGACCGCGCGGAGGAAGTGGACCGGGGCATCGTGAAGAAGCTCGGCGAGGTCGGCTTCCTCGGGCTCACCGTCGACGAGGAGTACGGCGGCTCCGGCGGCGACCATCTCGCGTACTGCCTCGTCACCGAGGAACTCGGGCGCGGTGACTCCTCGGTGCGCGGGATCGTGTCCGTCTCCCTCGGCCTCGTCGCCAAGACCATCGCCGCATGGGGCGACGAGCGGCAGAAGCGGCACTGGCTGCCGCGGCTGACCTCCGGCGAGTACGTCGGCTGCTTCGGCCTCACCGAACCGGGCACCGGATCGGATGCCGGCAACCTCACCACCCGGGCCGTGCGCGACGGCGACGACTACGTCATCAACGGCGCCAAGATGTTCATCACCAACGGCACCTGGGCCGACGTGGTCCTGCTGTTCGCCCGCTCCACCGACGCCCCGGGCCACCACGGCGTCTCCGCCTTCCTCGTCCCCACCGACACCCCCGGTCTCACCCGCCGCACCGTCCACGGCAAGCTCGGCCTGCGCGGCCAGGCGACGGCCGAGCTGGCCCTTCAGGATGTACGCGTCCCGGCCTCGGCGATGCTCGGGCCGGAGGGCAAGGGCTTCTCCGTCGCCATGTCCGCGCTCGCCAAGGGGCGGATGTCGGTGGCGGCGGGCTGCGTCGGCATAGCCCAGGCCGCACTCGACGCGGCCGTCGGGTACGCGGGCGAGCGCGAGCAGTTCGGCAAGTCCATCGCCCACCACCAGCTCGTCCAGGAACTGCTCAGCGACATCGCGGTCGACGTGGACGCGGCCCGGCTGCTGACCTGGCGGGTCGCCGACCTGATCGACCGCGGACTGCCGTTCGCCACCGAGTCCTCCAAGGCCAAGCTCTTCGCCTCCGAGGCCGCCGTCCGCGCCGCCAACAACGCCCTCCAGGTCTACGGCGGTTACGGCTACATCGACGAGTACCCGGCGGGCAAACTCCTGCGCGACGCCCGTGTGATGACCCTCTACGAGGGCACCAGCCAGATCCAGAAGCTGCTCATCGGGCGGGCGCTGACCGGGGTCTCGGCGTTCTGA
- a CDS encoding helix-turn-helix transcriptional regulator, with protein MRSTKNPQAAGLASLAGLVADETRAACLLALLDGRAWTAGELARHAGVAASTLSEHLGKLVAGGLLAEERQGRHRYVRLANTQVAQLIEDLAGQVAPGGGTGRPRSLRESSAGSAMARGRTCYDHLAGRLGIAVTDALTERELLRQDTGFALTDAGLEWFAAQGIALARTGRRPLARACLDWTERRPHLAGIAGAALCRHALDTGWCVRIGSERAVKVTPAGERALSELLGIGAGSLR; from the coding sequence ATGAGGAGCACCAAGAACCCTCAGGCCGCGGGCCTCGCCTCGCTCGCCGGTCTGGTCGCCGACGAGACGCGTGCCGCGTGTCTGCTGGCGCTGCTCGACGGGCGGGCGTGGACCGCCGGTGAGCTGGCCCGGCACGCCGGGGTCGCCGCGTCGACGCTGAGCGAGCACCTGGGCAAGCTGGTGGCGGGCGGGCTGCTCGCCGAGGAGCGGCAGGGGCGGCACCGGTACGTCCGGCTGGCGAACACCCAGGTCGCCCAGCTGATCGAGGACCTCGCCGGGCAGGTCGCCCCGGGCGGCGGGACCGGACGCCCGCGCTCCTTGCGGGAGTCGAGCGCCGGGTCCGCCATGGCCCGCGGCCGCACCTGCTACGACCATCTCGCCGGGCGGCTCGGGATCGCGGTCACGGACGCGCTGACCGAGCGTGAACTGCTCCGTCAGGACACGGGGTTCGCGCTCACGGACGCGGGGCTGGAGTGGTTCGCCGCCCAGGGGATCGCCCTCGCCCGCACCGGCCGGCGCCCACTCGCCCGAGCCTGCCTCGACTGGACCGAACGCCGTCCCCACCTCGCGGGGATCGCGGGTGCGGCACTGTGCCGCCACGCCCTGGACACGGGCTGGTGCGTGCGTATCGGTTCCGAGCGCGCCGTGAAGGTGACACCGGCGGGCGAGCGGGCGCTGTCCGAACTGCTGGGCATCGGAGCCGGTTCGCTGCGCTGA
- a CDS encoding YiaA/YiaB family inner membrane protein: MSETRLKQQNTGAFYGQAVASFSVAMAATAIGIYRLSADAWVRAFLAIAALYLVTSAFTLAKVVRDRQEAGPAYPVERRD; encoded by the coding sequence ATGAGCGAGACACGTCTCAAGCAGCAGAACACGGGCGCCTTCTACGGCCAGGCCGTCGCGTCCTTCTCCGTCGCCATGGCGGCGACCGCCATCGGCATCTACCGCCTCAGCGCCGACGCCTGGGTGCGCGCTTTCCTCGCCATCGCGGCCCTCTACCTCGTCACCTCCGCCTTCACCCTGGCCAAGGTGGTCCGGGACCGCCAGGAGGCCGGACCGGCGTACCCCGTCGAGCGCCGGGACTGA
- a CDS encoding TetR/AcrR family transcriptional regulator: MARPRKPLLSTDRIVRAARELVDAEGLAAVSTRRLAAELGVSGPSLYNHFRTKDEILEAVADSVSARVDLSMFDGGRDWRTALHDWAVSYRTALRAHPNIVPVLARGPGRRPAALRLADAVYGAMVDAGWPPAQATSIGALMRYFIMGSALGSFAGGFVDDASAYDPADYPHLGQAHLLAEQQEKIDERAFETGLRALLDGLSQQYEQMARPA; the protein is encoded by the coding sequence ATGGCCCGACCGCGCAAGCCCCTCCTCAGTACCGACCGCATCGTCAGGGCGGCGCGGGAACTCGTGGACGCCGAGGGCCTCGCCGCGGTCTCGACGCGCCGGCTCGCCGCCGAGCTGGGCGTGAGCGGGCCCTCGCTGTACAACCACTTCCGCACCAAGGACGAGATCCTGGAGGCGGTCGCCGACTCGGTCAGCGCCCGGGTCGACCTGTCGATGTTCGACGGCGGCCGCGACTGGCGGACCGCGCTGCACGACTGGGCCGTCTCCTACCGGACGGCCCTGCGCGCCCACCCCAACATCGTCCCGGTCCTCGCGCGCGGCCCGGGGCGCCGCCCCGCCGCGCTGCGCCTGGCCGACGCGGTCTACGGCGCGATGGTGGACGCGGGCTGGCCGCCGGCGCAGGCCACGTCCATCGGCGCGCTGATGCGGTACTTCATCATGGGCTCGGCGCTCGGCTCGTTCGCCGGAGGCTTCGTGGACGACGCGAGCGCCTACGACCCCGCCGACTACCCCCACCTCGGCCAGGCCCACCTCCTCGCCGAGCAGCAGGAGAAGATCGACGAGCGGGCGTTCGAGACGGGACTGAGGGCGCTCCTGGACGGCCTGTCGCAGCAGTACGAGCAGATGGCGCGGCCCGCCTAG
- a CDS encoding TetR/AcrR family transcriptional regulator, producing MSTAEETAGGEVEPWEEVTPDAARRLLVAAVEAFAERGYHATTTRDIAGRAGMSPAALYIHYKTKEELLHRISRIGHDRALEILQTAARGDGSAKERLADAVSSFVRWHAGRRTTARVVQYELDALGPDARAEILALRRQVDAEVRGIIEEGVADGEFDVLDVQGTTVAVLSLCIDVARWFNVDGPRTPEEVGALYADLVLRMVGAK from the coding sequence ATGAGTACGGCGGAGGAGACGGCCGGCGGCGAGGTCGAGCCGTGGGAGGAGGTCACCCCTGACGCGGCCCGGCGGCTGCTGGTGGCCGCCGTGGAGGCCTTCGCCGAACGCGGCTACCACGCCACCACGACCCGCGACATCGCGGGCCGCGCGGGCATGAGCCCCGCCGCGCTCTACATCCACTACAAGACCAAGGAAGAGCTGCTCCACCGCATCAGCCGGATCGGCCACGACCGGGCGCTGGAGATCCTCCAGACCGCGGCCCGGGGCGACGGCAGCGCGAAGGAACGGCTCGCCGACGCCGTCAGCTCCTTCGTCCGCTGGCACGCCGGGCGGCGGACCACCGCGCGGGTCGTGCAGTACGAACTGGACGCGCTCGGCCCGGACGCACGCGCCGAGATCCTCGCGCTGCGCCGCCAGGTCGACGCCGAGGTGCGCGGGATCATCGAGGAGGGCGTGGCCGACGGCGAGTTCGACGTCCTGGACGTGCAGGGCACGACGGTCGCCGTGCTGTCCCTGTGCATCGACGTCGCCCGCTGGTTCAACGTGGACGGCCCCCGTACGCCCGAGGAGGTCGGCGCGCTCTACGCCGACCTCGTACTGCGGATGGTGGGCGCGAAGTAG
- a CDS encoding penicillin acylase family protein: MQPRTPHIALPHRPRTPGRLPRFLKTASVCVLIAGLLTPLTQAVAADVTVTSAATDHCGGQCADILPPGENGNATLAEILLNQSLGIQPAHAEDQLGPYADLATGHTTLTDAKINTFFNDASFGVPSDQVASSEKPAGRGDVTIVRDKKTGVPHITGTTRYGTEFGAGYAAAEDRLWLMDVFRHVGRGQLTSFAGGAPANQGLEQEFYRNAPYTEAELQAQIDRTVATNGDRGRQALADVTAYLDGVNAYIDASDKGRYFPGEYVLTGHKDALTNAGTIDRFKVTDLVALASVVGSLFGSGGGGEVGNALSLVAAQSKYGVEEGTRVWESFRERNDPEAVLTVHEGESFPYATRPDSPQGRALPDAGSVTQEPLVHDRTGAAATSTATATSAAAAKATLSSARRGMSNALVVSGEHTASGHPVAVFGPQTGYFAPQLLMLQEIQGPGISARGASFAGLSMYVELGRGQDYAWSATTSGQDVIDTYTVELCQDDHHYLYRGTCTAMDPVEQRNAWKPTVADGTAAGSYTMRVWRTEYGPVQYRATVGGKRVAYTTLRSSYQHEVDSIIGFQMLNDPDHTKDAQSFQSAVQHINYTFNWFYADSAHTAYYNSGDNPVRASGVDADFPVWGQPAYDWKGWDPATHTADHTPPAEHPHSTDQDYYISWNNKQAEDYTAAPWGEGSVHRGDLLDDRVRKLVQAGGVTRSSLVKVMADAALADLRAEDVLPGLLKVIDSAPVTDPAAAAAVGKLRTWLTAGAQRTETSAGSKRYADADAIRILDAWWPLLVKAEFEPGLGSDLYAAFTASLPVDEAPYAGHGPTGAHAGSSFQYGWWSYVDKDIRAVLGEPVKGPLAATYCGGGSLGSCRDVLIGTLKQAAGRTAAQVYPGDDQCAAGDQWCADSIVQRALGGIRHGAISWQNRPTYQQVVEFTSHR, encoded by the coding sequence ATGCAACCGCGTACCCCACACATCGCGTTGCCCCACAGACCGAGAACTCCCGGCAGACTTCCCAGGTTCCTGAAGACGGCGTCCGTCTGCGTGCTGATCGCGGGTCTTCTCACCCCGCTCACGCAGGCGGTGGCCGCGGACGTCACCGTGACGTCCGCGGCCACCGACCACTGCGGCGGGCAGTGCGCGGACATCCTGCCGCCCGGCGAGAACGGCAACGCGACCCTCGCCGAGATCCTCCTCAACCAGTCGCTCGGCATCCAGCCCGCCCACGCCGAGGACCAGCTCGGCCCGTACGCCGACCTCGCCACCGGACACACCACGCTCACGGACGCCAAGATCAACACGTTCTTCAACGACGCGTCGTTCGGCGTCCCTTCCGACCAGGTCGCCTCCTCGGAGAAGCCCGCCGGCCGCGGCGACGTGACGATCGTCCGCGACAAGAAGACCGGCGTGCCGCACATCACCGGCACCACCCGCTACGGCACCGAGTTCGGCGCCGGGTACGCGGCCGCCGAGGACCGGCTGTGGCTGATGGACGTCTTCCGGCACGTCGGCCGCGGCCAGTTGACCTCCTTCGCGGGCGGCGCGCCCGCCAACCAGGGCCTGGAGCAGGAGTTCTACCGCAACGCCCCCTACACCGAGGCCGAGCTCCAGGCGCAGATCGACCGCACCGTGGCCACGAACGGGGACCGGGGCCGGCAGGCCCTCGCCGATGTCACCGCCTACCTCGACGGCGTCAACGCCTATATCGACGCCTCCGACAAGGGCCGTTACTTTCCCGGCGAGTACGTCCTCACCGGTCACAAGGACGCCCTCACCAACGCGGGCACCATCGACCGCTTCAAGGTCACCGACCTGGTGGCGCTCGCCTCCGTCGTCGGCTCGCTGTTCGGCTCCGGCGGGGGCGGCGAGGTGGGCAACGCGCTCTCCCTCGTCGCCGCCCAGTCCAAGTACGGCGTCGAGGAGGGCACCCGGGTCTGGGAGTCCTTCCGCGAGCGCAACGACCCCGAGGCCGTCCTCACCGTCCACGAGGGCGAGAGCTTCCCGTACGCCACCAGGCCGGACAGCCCCCAGGGCCGGGCCCTGCCTGACGCGGGCTCGGTCACCCAGGAGCCGCTGGTCCACGACCGCACCGGCGCGGCGGCCACGTCGACCGCGACCGCCACCTCCGCCGCGGCCGCCAAGGCGACCCTGAGCTCGGCCCGGCGCGGTATGTCCAACGCCCTGGTGGTGAGCGGCGAGCACACCGCGAGCGGTCACCCCGTCGCCGTCTTCGGCCCGCAGACCGGCTACTTCGCGCCCCAGCTGCTCATGCTCCAGGAGATCCAGGGCCCGGGCATCAGCGCCCGCGGCGCCTCCTTCGCGGGTCTGAGCATGTACGTCGAACTCGGCCGCGGCCAGGACTACGCCTGGAGCGCGACGACCTCCGGGCAGGACGTCATCGACACCTACACCGTCGAGCTGTGCCAGGACGACCACCACTACCTGTACCGCGGCACCTGCACGGCCATGGACCCCGTCGAGCAGCGCAACGCCTGGAAGCCCACCGTGGCCGACGGCACCGCGGCGGGCTCGTACACGATGCGCGTCTGGCGCACCGAGTACGGGCCGGTGCAGTACCGGGCGACCGTCGGCGGCAAGCGGGTCGCCTACACCACGCTGCGCTCCTCCTACCAGCACGAGGTCGACTCGATCATCGGCTTCCAGATGCTGAACGACCCGGACCACACCAAGGACGCACAGAGCTTCCAGAGCGCGGTGCAGCACATCAACTACACCTTCAACTGGTTCTACGCCGACTCCGCGCACACCGCCTACTACAACAGCGGTGACAACCCGGTACGCGCGAGCGGCGTCGACGCCGATTTCCCGGTGTGGGGGCAGCCGGCGTACGACTGGAAGGGCTGGGACCCGGCGACCCACACCGCCGACCACACCCCGCCCGCCGAGCACCCCCACTCCACCGACCAGGACTACTACATCTCCTGGAACAACAAGCAGGCCGAGGACTACACGGCCGCGCCCTGGGGCGAGGGTTCCGTGCACCGCGGCGACCTCCTGGACGACCGGGTGCGGAAGCTGGTCCAGGCCGGCGGCGTGACCCGCTCGTCCCTCGTCAAGGTGATGGCGGACGCGGCGCTCGCCGACCTGCGCGCCGAGGACGTGCTGCCCGGCCTGCTGAAGGTGATCGACAGCGCGCCGGTCACCGACCCCGCGGCCGCGGCGGCGGTGGGCAAGTTGCGCACCTGGCTGACGGCGGGCGCCCAGCGCACGGAGACGTCGGCCGGTTCGAAGCGGTACGCCGACGCCGACGCGATCCGGATCCTGGACGCGTGGTGGCCGCTGCTGGTCAAGGCCGAGTTCGAACCCGGCCTCGGCAGCGACCTGTACGCCGCGTTCACCGCCAGCCTGCCCGTCGACGAGGCCCCGTACGCCGGGCACGGCCCGACCGGCGCGCACGCCGGAAGCTCCTTCCAGTACGGCTGGTGGAGCTATGTCGACAAGGACATCCGGGCGGTGCTCGGGGAGCCCGTCAAGGGGCCGCTCGCCGCGACGTACTGCGGCGGCGGCAGCCTCGGCTCCTGCCGGGACGTGCTGATCGGCACGCTCAAGCAGGCCGCCGGCCGGACCGCCGCGCAGGTGTACCCCGGTGACGACCAGTGCGCGGCGGGCGACCAGTGGTGCGCCGACTCGATCGTCCAGCGCGCCCTGGGCGGCATCAGGCACGGCGCGATCAGCTGGCAGAACCGGCCGACCTACCAGCAGGTGGTGGAGTTCACGTCGCACCGGTGA
- the soxR gene encoding redox-sensitive transcriptional activator SoxR: MPQIPEKIHELTVGQLSARSGAAVSALHFYEAKGLISSRRTSGNQRRYTRDTLRRVAFIRAAQRVGIPLATIRDALAQLPEERTPTRADWARLSEAWRSELDERIKQLNRLRDHLTDCIGCGCLSLSGCVLSNPDDVFGERGAGSRLMVEPGGERPGTGKSA; encoded by the coding sequence GTGCCCCAGATTCCCGAGAAGATCCACGAGCTGACCGTCGGCCAGTTGTCCGCGCGCAGCGGAGCCGCCGTCTCCGCACTGCACTTCTACGAGGCCAAGGGCCTGATCAGCAGCCGACGCACCTCCGGCAACCAGCGCCGCTACACCCGCGACACCCTGCGCCGCGTCGCCTTCATCCGGGCCGCACAGCGCGTCGGCATTCCCCTGGCCACGATCCGCGACGCCCTCGCCCAGCTCCCCGAGGAGCGCACCCCCACCCGTGCGGACTGGGCCCGCCTCTCGGAGGCCTGGCGCTCCGAACTGGACGAGCGCATCAAGCAGCTGAACCGCCTGCGCGACCACCTCACCGACTGCATCGGATGCGGCTGCCTCTCCCTGAGCGGCTGCGTCCTGTCCAACCCGGACGACGTCTTCGGCGAACGGGGGGCGGGCTCGCGGCTGATGGTGGAACCCGGGGGAGAGCGGCCCGGCACCGGAAAATCCGCCTGA
- a CDS encoding MaoC family dehydratase, producing MAEPRTFTSADELKAAVGEQLGYTDWLEVDQKRIDLFAEATGDHQWIHIDPEKAAAGPFGTTIAHGYLTLSLLPLFGPQLIAVEGVRMGVNYGTNKVRFPSPVPVGSRLRATARITGVEDVAGGVQLTLAFTVEREGGDKPVCVAESVSRYYL from the coding sequence ATGGCAGAACCGAGGACCTTCACCTCCGCCGACGAGCTGAAGGCGGCCGTGGGCGAGCAGCTGGGGTACACCGACTGGTTGGAGGTCGACCAGAAGCGGATCGACCTCTTCGCGGAGGCCACCGGCGATCACCAGTGGATCCACATCGATCCTGAGAAGGCGGCCGCGGGACCGTTCGGGACGACCATCGCGCACGGCTATCTGACCCTGTCGCTGCTGCCCCTGTTCGGCCCGCAGCTGATCGCGGTCGAGGGGGTGCGGATGGGCGTCAACTACGGCACCAACAAGGTCCGTTTCCCCTCCCCCGTCCCGGTCGGCTCGCGACTGCGCGCCACGGCGCGGATCACCGGCGTCGAGGACGTCGCGGGCGGTGTGCAGCTGACGCTCGCCTTCACCGTGGAGCGCGAGGGCGGCGACAAGCCGGTGTGCGTGGCGGAGTCGGTGTCCCGGTACTACCTGTGA